caaatgcatccgatgtTGTTTGACTTCGACGAAACGACCTTGTGGCAATCCGATCCCATCAATTTCCGCTTGGGCAGTTGTCGACGTGATCGCGTAGATATTAAATATGATGAGTAGCGAGATTTTCAGCATACTTCGCTCCTAAACTTGATATAAACACTATTTGTATAAGTATTGCACAATTTTGGTATAATACTAAGAATACGTTTTAAATAATCTGATCAATGATGAATAACCTTCCTCAACTGCGATGGAATTCCCAATGAGCTCAACGGCAATTATGTGGTTTCGCAATGACCTTCGTCTGCACGATAACCCGGCGCTGATCGCAGCGTTAGAGCATGAGCAAGTCATTCCGCTATACATTCACGCGCCAGAAGAAGCAGAACCTTACGCACCCGGTGAAGCCAGTTGTTGGTGGTTGAAGCAAAGTCTTGAATCACTTGAAACGGCGTTACAGGAAAAATTTAACTTAACCTTGCAGATCCGTTCAGGTTCTTCTTTAGCGGCAATTCAGAACTTGATTGATCTTCATGATGTGGAATCAGTCTACTGGAATCGTCGCTACGAACCTGCCTTGCGCCGCGTTGACGAGAACATCAAAAAAATGCTCAACGCTGATGGGTTACAGgttaaaagttttaatggaTCCCTGATATTTGAGCCATGGGAAATTGAAAACCAGCAAGGAGATCCCTACCGCGTCTTCACTCCTTTTTATAAACGTGCTGTACAAATGCCGTCATTGCCACTGCAGCAGCTCCCCGATCGACAGGTAACTACTTTCGTTCAGGTTGGTAGTAAAAACCTAACAATTGCCGATCTCTTCCTCACCTCAACCTTTCGTTGGTATAACAAATTCGAGGGGCAATGGGCGATCGGCGAAGACGCGGCGCATGATCGTTTGATGGAGTTTGTTAATGACGATATTTCAATCTATAAAGATAAACGTGACCGGCTGGCTGATCACGCAACTTCACGACTCTCTGCGCATTTACATTTCGGTGAGATCAGTCCGCGCCAAATTCTGCATGTCACACAACAATACAAACATGATCAGAACGAACGAAACGACGGCGCAATTGAAGCGTTTGAACGACAACTCTTCTGGCGGGATTTTGGTCATCATTTGCTTTATCACTATCCGCAAACTCAGGACGACGTTTTCAATCAAAAATACACAAACTTCCCTTGGCAACACGATGATGAATTACTGCAAAAATGGCAGCGCGGTGAAACGGGTATTCCGCTTGTGGACGCAGGCATGCGAGAACTTTGGGCAACCGGCAGTATGCATAACCGGGCACGGATGATCGTCGCTTCTTTTCTGACGAAAAACCTCGGTCTGCATTGGTTAGATGGCGCGCGTTGGTTTTGGAATACATTGGTCGATGCGGATCTCGCGAATAATACTCTCGGCTGGCAATGGAGTGCCGGTTGCGGCGCAGATGCGTCTCCTTACTACCGAATTTTCAATCCCGTCACACAAGGCCAACGCTTCGATGCCAACGGTGATTACATCCGACGCTGGTTGCCTGAACTCGCCCACTTACCCAACAAGATCATCCATGCTCCTTGGCAAGCGAGCACAAATGATCGCCCATCCGACAAGAGTGATACACTTTCACCGGATTATCCCGAGCCCATTGTTGATCTGGCGGAATCACGAAAACTCGCGTTGGAACGCTATGGAGCTTGGAAAGATAACGCACCATAAAATCCAAGAACTGACTTTCACTACAGAATAATTTAACGCTATGACAACGTCTGATCACTCCACGCTTCCTTCCGGCACGCATCCCACCCATCCGCCCGTTGCCTTCGGTAACGTCGGTGTACTGCTGGTAAACCTCGGCACGCCAGACACTTGCGACAAAAATCCGTACGCCGCTATCTGGCTGAATTTTTATCTGATCGACGCGTGATCGAACTCCATCCTCTATTCTGGCAGCCCATTCTGCGCGGCATCATCCTGCAAACTCGTCCAGCGAAAACGACCGAAGCGTATGGAAAAGTCTGGTTCAATGAAACAGACGAATCACCTTTGCGTTATTACACCCGATTGCAGGCAGAAAAATTAGCGCAACATTTTTTGGATCAAAATCAGAATATCGACCTTGACTGGGCCATGCGTTACGGCCAACCTTCGATCAAAACACAACTGCTAGCGATGAAAGATCGCGGCTGTGATCGCATCCTAATCGCACCGTTATATCCGCAATACAGCGCCACCACGACCGCGACGGTGAATGACCGCGCGTTTGATGTCTTGAAAGAAATTCGCTGGCAACCGGCCATTCGTACATTACCCCCGTATTTTGATCAGCCCGATTATATCGACGCGATCGCAAACAGCATCCGCGATTATCTTACTCAAGCCGAATCAAAACCGGATGTACTCTTGGCGTCTTTTCATGGTTTACCGCAAGAATATTTCGACAAAGGCGATCCCTATTACTGTCATTGCGCAAAGACTACTCGACTGATCCGCGATGCGTTGGGTATGGATGAAACACAACTCGTCCTCAGCTTCCAATCGCGCTTTGGGCCCAAGCAATGGCTGCAACCCTACACCGTCGAAACTCTCGAAACGTTAGCCAAAGCGAAAAAATCCGTCGCCGTTTTCATGCCCGGATTTTCCGCAGACTGTCTAGAAACGTTGGaagaaatgaatatgcaaaATCGTGATCACTACCTGCAACATGGTGGCGATCAATATGATTTTATTCCCTGCTTAAACGACTCGCCGGATTCTATCAACATGCTTGCGAAGCTTATTCAGAACGAATTACAAGGCTGGATCTAACGCAAAACGTCTGTTCACGTCGCAATTCCTCGCACAGTATATTGGGCGAATAAGCCGTCTTGTTGTACACTTTTCTCTTTGCGTGATCGACATTCACACGAACAGGAATAATTCGTGCGGagcaaaaacaaacataatccTCATCACCAAACTATGCACTGTTTAGCTGcgtaatataaaaagaattggggTGAGGAATGTCGTTTCACGCACCACAAATGGCAGCGCTGCATCTAGGAGAAAGTTAAGAATGAAAATTGTACTGGCACCGGATTCCTTCAAAGAAAACCTCACTTCAATGCAGGTCGCAACCTGCATCGAAAAAGGCATCAGAAACGTGCTGCCGAAAGCACGTTGCGTGATCGTCCCAATGGCCGATGGCGGTGAAGGTACAGTGCAATCGCTGGTCGATGCGACCGGTGGAAAAATTATTCGTAAAAAGTCACCGGCCCTGACGGCACACCCGTCACAGCTCGATACGGTTTACTTGGCGACGGCGAAACTGGCGTGATCGAAATGGCCGAAGCATCCGGCCTGCCTCTAGTCGCTCGCGATAAACGCGATCCGCTAACGGCGAGCACCTTTGGCACCGGCGAGCTGATCGCGGATGCATTAAAACGCGGTATTACAAAAATCATCATTGGACTGGGTGGTTCCGCGACGAATGACGGTGGCGCAGGCATGGCGCAAGCACTTGGCGTGAAATTTTACGACACAAAAGGCAGCCTCATGAACCAACATCTCGGTGGCGGCATGTTGAATGAGATCGCTAAAATTGATGTCAGCGACATCAACCCATTAATCAAAGGCGCGACGATTACTATCGCATCGGATGTGGACAACCCTCTCTGCGGTAAAAAAGGCGCATCTCATGTTTTCGGCCCACAAAAAGGCGCAACACCGGCCCAAGTAAAAACACTTGATACCAACCTAAAACACTACGGTAACCTCCTTAAAACCCAATTGAAAAAAGCCGTCGCTGACAAACCTGGCGCAGGTGCAGCAGGTGGATTAGGTGCTGGTATGATGGCCTTCACCAAAGCGAAAATGAAACGCGGTGTTGATCTCGTCGTCGAAGCGACTGATctagaaaaacatttaaaaggcGCTGATCTCGTCATCACCGGCGAAGGTCGTGTCGATTTCCAAACTGCCTTCGGCAAAACCCCAGCCGGTGTCGCAAAAGCCGCGAAAAAACACAACGTTCCCGTCATCGCAATCGGTGGTGCATTGGCTGACGATGCGCGCGGTGTATTCGAACACGGCATCCATGGACTCGACTCCGCAGTTTGCCGAAACATGGATTTAGATGAAGCCTTGAAAGATtctaaaaagtttttagaaCTGGCAGGTGAGCGTGTGATCAGAACGATTCTAATTGGAAAGAAAATGgctaagaaataataaaaacttaccCATTTTGAATCATCGCTCACGGTAACGACGATCAGAAAAACATCgcgatattttctttttctaattgaatcgaaaaatttaaaagaaagaattcAATATTGTCTTTATCCCTTCTTTTTACTATGCAAAAGAAGGGATAAAACGCAAATGAATTACTTCATCAAAACGATCAATATGAACTGTTGTTCACTCGCAATATTCGATCAACTTATACCGCAAACGTATTAGAAGGTTTTTTAGTTCGAAATTTCTAAACCACCTTCACCGCTGTCGACTTAAAATAAAGTTGTACATCTGTTCCCAATCGTAAATCCAAATCGTCTAATGACTGGCGGGTTATTTCAACATGAAAACATTCGCCAGCCATGACGGTGATCCAGTCGCGGCCATGTTCTTCTTCTATGCTGACAACGTGCCCTTGAAAATGATTTCGCATACTCGATTCCAGCGGTGTTTTTGACAGTACGATTTCTTGTGGAtcaattaatacatgtttgccGCTGTCGATATCATCCGGTAATAAAATGCGGATTTTCCCCGTTAAGAACTCACCGCCCAGCAACTCACCGTGAAACACATTCACCAACGGTGCAGCGACGGGCTTGCCGTGTACAAGGCTGATCACATCATCTGCCAACGCCATGCCGAAACGTCT
The sequence above is drawn from the Artemia franciscana unplaced genomic scaffold, ASM3288406v1 Scaffold_4387, whole genome shotgun sequence genome and encodes:
- the LOC136043295 gene encoding deoxyribodipyrimidine photo-lyase-like encodes the protein MEFPMSSTAIMWFRNDLRLHDNPALIAALEHEQVIPLYIHAPEEAEPYAPGEASCWWLKQSLESLETALQEKFNLTLQIRSGSSLAAIQNLIDLHDVESVYWNRRYEPALRRVDENIKKMLNADGLQVKSFNGSLIFEPWEIENQQGDPYRVFTPFYKRAVQMPSLPLQQLPDRQVTTFVQVGSKNLTIADLFLTSTFRWYNKFEGQWAIGEDAAHDRLMEFVNDDISIYKDKRDRLADHATSRLSAHLHFGEISPRQILHVTQQYKHDQNERNDGAIEAFERQLFWRDFGHHLLYHYPQTQDDVFNQKYTNFPWQHDDELLQKWQRGETGIPLVDAGMRELWATGSMHNRARMIVASFLTKNLGLHWLDGARWFWNTLVDADLANNTLGWQWSAGCGADASPYYRIFNPVTQGQRFDANGDYIRRWLPELAHLPNKIIHAPWQASTNDRPSDKSDTLSPDYPEPIVDLAESRKLALERYGAWKDNAP
- the LOC136043296 gene encoding ferrochelatase-like, with the translated sequence MKDRGCDRILIAPLYPQYSATTTATVNDRAFDVLKEIRWQPAIRTLPPYFDQPDYIDAIANSIRDYLTQAESKPDVLLASFHGLPQEYFDKGDPYYCHCAKTTRLIRDALGMDETQLVLSFQSRFGPKQWLQPYTVETLETLAKAKKSVAVFMPGFSADCLETLEEMNMQNRDHYLQHGGDQYDFIPCLNDSPDSINMLAKLIQNELQGWI
- the LOC136043297 gene encoding glycerate kinase-like, giving the protein MAEASGLPLVARDKRDPLTASTFGTGELIADALKRGITKIIIGLGGSATNDGGAGMAQALGVKFYDTKGSLMNQHLGGGMLNEIAKIDVSDINPLIKGATITIASDVDNPLCGKKGASHVFGPQKGATPAQVKTLDTNLKHYGNLLKTQLKKAVADKPGAGAAGGLGAGMMAFTKAKMKRGVDLVVEATDLEKHLKGADLVITGEGRVDFQTAFGKTPAGVAKAAKKHNVPVIAIGGALADDARGVFEHGIHGLDSAVCRNMDLDEALKDSKKFLELAGERVIRTILIGKKMAKK